From the genome of Bombus huntii isolate Logan2020A chromosome 14, iyBomHunt1.1, whole genome shotgun sequence, one region includes:
- the LOC126873239 gene encoding uncharacterized protein LOC126873239, protein MRYTLKRVSKSKMGLKSPKLCSKSRNPILLKSKIPTITDLHCTSSKRSSQLENSTNILMSKMLRKNAFKLKKPIVLLKRLSDIIKVTSSSSLPRISIHINDQFSNSNINISQKIFDAIFNHSQTISHDKLKQINISYKSQTHFLETSPHNKMIRTFDNVSTAFVEPFTSSTPKEKGIFNRTNNKRNTKQISYNDDTTYELNEQCSTLNVQKSIASTTEEKQGEVKKDDTYELIEPKTPNLRKKLYKKQRTEYENFDQKIRKTDARVCFANCSLDYKYNSSLADHNKQKKLNNVKNNSSKNSSKKNIMKSLTRDFSKKSNSIPEIVVTTPSRNQIPDSKPATTKKVPNFAKIHKKIFAKAESIIDARKRVIDRYTELTTRNEKTNSRGENQLSNILNKNSYNQSKLKIRKLEATDCIMRNNTLRVTRNKEQSRAILKGVRTNRRFELQMNFRNMNQ, encoded by the exons ATGAGGTATACCTTAAAAAGAGTTTCAAAATCAAAGATGGGATTAAAATCTCCAAAATTATGCTCAAAATCTAGAAATCCAATATTACTAAAATCAAAGATTCCTACTATTACAGATTTGCATTGCACTAGTAGCAAAAGAAGCTCACAACTAGAAAACAGTACAAATATACTTATGAGCAAAATGTTAAGAAAAAATGCATTTAAATTGAAGAAACCTATAGTATTACTGAAAAGACTTTCTGACATTATTAAAGTTACATCATCTTCATCACTACCTAGGATAAGCATACATATAAATGATCAATTTAGCaatagtaatataaatatttcgcaGAAGATATTTGATGCCATATTTAATCATTCTCAGACTATAAGTCATGATAAacttaaacaaataaatatatcatataagtCGCAAACGCATTTTCTCGAAACATCTCCGCATAATAAAATGATTAGAACATTTGATAATGTAAGTACAGCATTTGTGGAACCCTTTACGTCTTCTACACCAAAGGAGAAAGGAATATTTAATAGAACGaataataaacgtaatacAAAACAGATATCATATAATGACGACACAACTTATGAATTAAACGAACAATGCAGTACATTAAACGTTCAAAAAAGTATTGCATCAACAACAGAAGAAAAACAAGGGGAAGTAAAAAAAGATGATACCTATGAActtattgaacctaagactCCAAATTTACGGAAAAAACTATACAAAAAACAAAGAACTGAGTATGAAAATTTTGATCAAAAGATACGGAAAACGGATGCCAGAGTATGTTTTGCAAACTGTTCATtggattataaatataattcatcTTTAGCAGATCACAATAAACAGAAAAAACTTAATAATGTTAAGAATAATTCATCTAAAAACAGTtcaaaaaagaatattatgaAGTCGCTGACTAGAGATTTTAGTAAAAAATCAAATTCCATCCCCGAAATTGTAGTAACAACACCATCCCGCAATCAAATTCCAG ATTCAAAGCCTGCTACAACGAAGAAAGTTCCAAATTTCGCTAAAATccataagaaaatatttgccAAAGCAGAGTCTATTATTGATGCAAGGAAACGAGTAATAGACAGATATACTGAATTGA CCACAAGAAATGAAAAGACTAACTCACGGGGTGAAAATCAGTTAtctaatatattaaataaaaattcttacaatcaatctaaattaaaaataagaaaattggaAGCTACCGATTGTATCATGAGAAATAATACTTTACGAGTAACAAG aAACAAAGAGCAAAGCAGAGCTATTTTGAAGGGTGTACGAACAAACCGACGTTTTGAACTTCAGATGAATTTTAGGAATATGAaccaataa
- the LOC126873238 gene encoding methanethiol oxidase, with the protein MPKDKGCKSCDGPGYRSPSAAMLEGPREKLIYVTCVHTDQNKSDVLCTVDVDPDSPDYCKIVHKLRMPYIGDELHHSGWNICSSCHGVPRKRDTLVLPCLVSDRAYFIDTTNERAPTIKKVLSPTEVHKYGVSTLHTSHCSPTGEILISTLGKSNGDATGDFLCIDSETLEVKTTWTMGEKKAAFGYDFWYQPYHDTLVASEWSVPRIFKKGFSPDNSSNPAHYGRSLNFYSWNERKLKQVLNLGDDGIAPLEIRFLHDPKANVGLVGCAISSNVYKFYKMPNGEWAAKKIIQVSPKKVEGWMFPEMEGMITDILISLDDKYLYLSNWFHGDVRQYDISDIDNPKLTGQIFLGGSILSDSKVRVIGDEELSNQPNPVHVKGRRLDGSPQMLQLSLDGTRLYVTTSIFKPWDQQFYPEHVKNGSTMVKLDVDVQNGGLKLDEQFLVDFGTDKNDILLAHEMRYPGGDCTSDIWLAED; encoded by the exons ATGCCGAAGGACAAAG GTTGCAAGAGTTGCGACGGCCCTGGCTATAGGTCACCTAGTGCAGCGATGCTCGAAGGACCACGTGAGAAATTGATATACGTCACCTGTGTTCATACGGATCAAAATAAATCCGATGTCCTGTGCACCGTTGACGTAGATCCGGATAGTCCCGATTATTGTAAG ATCGTTCACAAATTGCGAATGCCCTACATTGGCGACGAATTGCATCATTCCGGATGGAATATCTGTAGCAGTTGCCACGGTGTACCACGAAAACGGGACACCTTGGTACTTCCTTGTCTGGTGTCTGATCGCGCCTACTTTATCGATACAACCAATGAACGGGCTCCAACAATCAAAAAG GTACTGAGCCCAACGGAGGTACACAAATACGGAGTATCGACATTGCACACAAGTCACTGTTCGCCAACcggagaaattttaatttctacgCTAGGCAAATCGAATGGAGACGCTACTGGTGACTTTCTCTGTATCGATTCCGAAACACTCGAAGTGAAAACCACATGGACCATGGGAGAAAAAAAAGCAGCGTTTGGTTACGATTTTTGGTATCAACCGTATCACGATACACTTGTTGCAAGTGAATGGAGCGTGcctagaatttttaaaaaaggcTTCTCTCCGGATAACAGCTCCAATCCTG CGCATTATGGCAGAAGCTTGAATTTCTATTCGtggaacgaaagaaagttAAAGCAAGTTTTGAATTTGGGCGATGATGGAATCGCGCCACTTGAAATACGATTTCTTCATGACCCAAAAGCTAACGTGGGACTCGTCGGATGTGCGATATCTTCAAATGTATATAAGTTTTACAAAATGCCGAACGGCGAATGGGCTgcaaaaaaaattattcaagtTTCTCCGAAAAAAGTGGAAGGATGGATGTTTCCAGAGATGGAAG GAATGATAACGGACATTTTGATCAGTCTCGACGACAAGTATCTCTACCTATCGAATTGGTTTCATGGGGATGTTAGACAATATGATATTTCTGACATAGATAATCCGAAGTTAACCGGACAAATATTTCTTGGAGGCTCAATTTTAAGTGATTCGAAAGTTCGTGTAATTGGAGACGAGGAATTAAGTAACCAACCGAATCCAGTTCATGTCAAAGGCCGGAGACTCGACGGATCACCGCAGATGCTTCAATTAAGTCTCGATGGGACACGTCTATATGTGACTACTTCTATTTTCAAACCATGGGACCAACAATTTTATCCTGAACATGTCAA AAATGGTTCGACCATGGTCAAGCTAGATGTTGATGTTCAAAATGGAGGCTTGAAACTCGATGAACAATTTTTGGTGGACTTTGGCACAGACAAAAATGACATTTTACTTGCACACGAAATGCG CTATCCGGGAGGTGACTGTACATCAGATATATGGCTAGCGGAAGATTAA
- the LOC126873232 gene encoding uncharacterized protein LOC126873232, protein MLIPVVSGTWGWGFFALFLFVFATPSPAAIRRADRDHCNKTVDLYEDVSSPAVTSANWGKPLSCWYRFRSFRGTPRDWILRVRFKKFKVGVLENATTCSGGYLQIVDGNTKTEVSNRKDPGVYCGESEQPQTFISETSFVRVIFHADNFTDQTYFSFDSRAEQQFEVYLRYGQHPELYPNRRGEIVPGSYCERVFKDCRLQTCYVQSPAYPGIYPRALHCKYRLNTRLPFIKLYIENEEFNIDGQRCENIMTCPMRPISSGSEHCPYDYIRVYDGKDENSPAIGTFCGMGKFPYSIIGTSEDLYVEFVSSPAGPLLNTGFHFNVGNWPGHVETAGVRNGSCDWLLNSESLHSGNEGIFLSVAHWYPPYTSCTYLLKGRAGEIARLYFPSFRVNRIESPIQPYDGDCGESLTLYDADWPDDAKIIKTFCDTFSKPMEKHDFVSSSNALFVKFESKTGSYSGSSLYYWAHYDFFNATRFGVPVPGTECDETFASWKERSGKFRSPLNTLVYKRPGDPPADLSCTYTFVTDKRLYARVILIVESVSFKVHPYAQCGNCWDSRVDRLIVREPSITDVNNDQYSQQQQHQQYQQQQHQQHASRQLQNSSIGRGHCICRSTITNGPNSDRQPVLRVISRGEKLELKLLVDGAHAAANYFKQSSPLFEARYEFAHSPLCGPAILPATTDGEIEFPHYEALGYVAPPRQIKCIWELRVNRDRDVWLHFDKIKFASRSCEDGKLEIFLPGSAEPHFGICGENVSYVREMPIISAAQIVPNIRTSGDHESGHFNMDSIQTQTHLQQPVSPPPPSQSSLPTDQQQEEFEWPTVIVQFTGSMAPARAAFKIAWTELYHLPRDASGALNTQKLEEYCGFQCPGDAGCIPARLVCNGVVNCPMPEPRSIFKTTHNGTGLLGIIEEPNDESIETCGTDVVGERGSMAGSGNGVGGLASVVGSAGWAGAGLGAALAILLGLICLVTVCKICRQRATSRDIHVPY, encoded by the exons ATGCTTATACCGGTGGTGTCGGGCACTTGGGGCTGGGGATTCTTCGCTCTTTTCCTGTTCGTTTTTGCCACCCCCAGTCCAGCTGCTATCCGCAGAG CGGATCGAGATCATTGCAACAAGACAGTGGATTTATACGAAGATGTATCGAGTCCGGCTGTGACTTCCGCAAATTGGGGAAAACCACTATCTTGCTGGTATCGTTTTCGATCGTTTCGTGGAACTCCACGAGATTGGATCCTGCGAGTTCGTTTCAAGAAGTTTAAAGTTGGCGTATTAGAAAATGCCACCACCTGCTCTGGCGGTTATTTACAG ATCGTAGATGGAAACACGAAAACAGAAGTGAGCAATCGGAAAGATCCTGGGGTTTATTGCGGTGAGTCGGAGCAACCGCAAACATTTATTTCCGAGACAAGTTTCGTCCGTGTGATATTCCATGCGGATAACTTTACGGATCAAACGTACTTCAGCTTCGACTCCCGCGCGGAACAACAGTTCGAGGTATACTTGAGATACGGCCAACATCCTGAACTCTACCCAAATCGAAGAGGCGAAATTGTGCCCGGTAGCTATTGCGAACGAGTTTTCAAGGATTGCAGGCTACAAACGTGTTACGTACAGAGCCCTGCTTATCCAGGCATTTATCCGCGCGCGTTACATTGTAAGTACCGACTGAATACACGGCTACCTTTTATAAAGCTCTACATTGAGAACGAGGAGTTCAATATCGACGGGCAAAGATGCGAGAATATAATGACTTGCCCTATGAGACCGATAAGCTCTGGCTCGGAGCATTGTCCGTACGACTACATACGAGTTTACGATGGCAAAGATGAAAATAGCCCGGCGATCGGTACGTTTTGTGGTATGGGAAAATTCCCGTATAGCATAATCGGTACCAGCGAGGATCTCTATGTGGAATTTGTCTCGTCACCAGCGGGACCTCTGTTAAATACCGGTTTTCATTTTAACGTTGGTAATTGGCCGGGTCACGTAGAGACCGCTGGCGTTCGAAACGGTAGCTGCGATTGGTTGTTAAATAGCGAATCTTTGCATAGCGGTAACGAAGGAATATTTCTCTCCGTCGCGCACTGGTATCCACCGTATACCAGCTGTACCTATCTTTTGAAAGGTCGAGCTGgcgagatcgcgagactctatTTCCCTAGTTTTCGAGTTAACCGGATCGAGTCACCGATACAACCGTACGATGGTGACTGCGGTGAAAGTTTAACACTGTACGATGCCGATTGGCCGGACGATGCGAAAATTATCAAAACCTTCTGCGACACGTTTAGCAAACCAATGGAGAAGCACGATTTCGTTTCGAGCTCGAACGCTCTGTTCGTTAAATTCGAGAGCAAAACGGGAAGCTACTCCGGCAGTTCGTTGTATTATTGGGCGCATTATGATTTCTTCAATGCGACAAGGTTCGGCGTGCCTGTACCTGGAACCGAATGCGACGAAACGTTCGCCTCCTGGAAAGAACGATCTGGCAAATTTCGATCGCCATTAAATACCCTGGTTTACAAGCGACCAGGTGATCCACCGGCGGATCTTTCCTGCACGTATACCTTCGTCACGGACAAACGATTATACGCACGAGTGATTCTTATCGTGGAATCGGTTTCTTTCAAGGTGCATCCGTATGCGCAATGCGGTAACTGTTGGGATAGTCGAGTCGATCGATTGATCGTTAGAGAACCGTCTATCACAGATGTTAACAATGACCAGTATTCGCAACAGCAGCAGCATCAACAATATCAGCAACAGCAACATCAGCAGCACGCATCGCGTCAATTACAAAATAGCAGTATCGGTAGGGGTCATTGTATTTGTCGATCGACGATAACCAATGGACCAAACAGCGACAGGCAACCGGTGCTTCGCGTGATCTCACGAGGGGAAAAACTTGAGTTAAAGCTTCTAGTAGATGGTGCACACGCTGCAGCGAACTATTTTAAACAATCCTCACCGTTGTTCGAGGCAAGGTACGAGTTCGCTCATAGTCCATTATGTGGCCCAGCGATTTTGCCAGCTACGACCGACGGCGAAATTGAATTCCCTCATTACGAAGCACTCGGATACGTTGCGCCGCCTCGACAGATCAAATGTATCTGGGAACTACGAGTGAATCGAGACAGAGACGTTTGGTTACATTTCGACAAGATCAAATTTGCCTCGAGATCCTGCGAGGATGGAAAACTCGAGATATTCTTGCCCGGATCTGCCGAACCGCATTTCGGTATATGCGGTGAAAATGTCAGTTACGTACGAGAAATGCCGATCATATCGGCAGCGCAGATCGTCCCAAATATTCGTACGTCCGGGGATCACGAATCTGGACATTTCAACATGGATTCTATTCAAACTCAAACGCACTTACAGCAACCGGTATCGCCGCCGCCGCCGTCGCAATCCTCACTGCCAACGGATCAACAGCAAGAAGAATTCGAATGGCCGACGGTGATCGTTCAATTCACTGGTTCGATGGCACCGGCGAGAGCCGCGTTTAAAATCGCTTGGACGGAGTTGTATCACTTGCCACGCGATGCTTCGGGTGCTCTGAATACGCAGAAGCTCGAGGAGTATTGTGGATTTCAATGTCCGGGCGACGCTGGTTGTATCCCCGCGCGACTTGTTTGTAACGGTGTTGTTAATTGCCCTATGCCAGAACCTCGATCGATCTTCAAAACAACGCACAACGGTACCGGTTTGCTGGGAATAATCGAGGAACCGAACGACGAATCCATCGAAACTTGCGGCACCGATGTTGTCGGGGAACGTGGTAGCATGGCCGGATCTGGAAACGGTGTCGGTGGCTTGGCCAGCGTCGTTGGCTCTGCTGGATGGGCTGGAGCTGGTCTAGGCGCTGCTCTTGCCATTCTTCTCGGTCTCATTTGCTTGGTCACTGTTTGCAAAATTTGTCGGCAACGAGCTACTTCTAGGGACATTCATGTACCTTATTGA